The DNA segment TGACTCGAGCCGACGGTGAGTCAGGAAAAATCGAAACGATTGGTCAGTAGAACTCGCGGACGAGGTCCATAGCGTTCTCGGGTGCGCCGTCGGGAATCTCGGCCATGTTCTCGGTGACGCCGTGTTGTTCGTGGTACGGCACCGAGTTCTCGTTCTGGTACATCACGCCCTGGTACTCCTTGTCGCTGTCGAGGATGACGTCTTTGGCGGCCTCGAGGTCGTGACGGTCGTGACTGTCCTCTTTGAGGTCGACCAGCGAGTCACGGAAGTAGTCGTAGGTGTCCACGTCGTTGAACGTGACACACGGGCTGAAGACGTTGACGAAGCCGAAGCCGTCGTGTTCGATGGCCTCTTCGATGATTTCGGCGTGACGGAGCGCGTCCGACGCGAACGACTGAGCGATGAAGGTCGCCCCGGAAGCGAGTGCGAGTGCAAGCGGGTTGACCGGTGGCTGCTGTGGCCCTTCGGGCGTCGTCGAGGTCTCGAAATCCGAGCGCGAGGTCGGCGAAGCCTGGCCTTTGGTGAGGCCATAAATGCGGTTGTCCATGACCACGTAGGTCATATCGACGTTGCGGCGAACGGCGTGGACGAAGTGACCGGCACCGATGGAATAGCCGTCACCGTCACCGCCGGCGGCCATCACTTCGATATCCGGACGGGCCATTTTGACGCCGGTCGCCACGGGCAGTGCACGACCGTGGACGCCGTGGAGCGCATAGGCGTGCATGTAGGTCCCGATCTTCCCGGAGCAGCCGATGCCAGCCACGAGGAACGTGTTGTCCGGATCGTTCCCCGTGTTGGCGAGCGCTTTCATCATGCCGTTCATCGTCCCGAAGTCACCACAGCCGGGACACCAGGTCGGTTGTTTGTCCGATTTGAAATCGGTGAATCGGACGTCTGATTGGGAACTCATTGTGCTGGAGCCTCCGCAGAGATTTTCGCCGCAATTGCATCGGCGAGTTCGTCCGCCTTGAAGCGGACACCCGTGTACTTGTTGATGCGGTCGACGCGGGTGAGCGTATCGTGTTCGATCACGTCTGCGAACTGGCCGGTCGCGTTACACTCGACGACAATTACGTTCTCGGCATCCGTAACGTCGTCGGTCAGGTCCGGGCGCGGGAAGATGTATGGCACCGAAACGACGCGGACGTCGACCCCGTCGTCCTCGAGGTACTCGAGCGCTTCGACGAGCGCACCCTCGTTGGACCCCCAGGAGATGACGAGGTTGTCGGCGTTCTCGTTGCCGAACTCGCGGTAGTCCCAGTCTTCTTCCGCTCTGGCCGTCTCGACCTTGCGGTTGCGTTTGTCGACCTGCTCGACGCGAACGTCGGTGTCCTCCGTTCGTCGACCGAGCTCGTCGTGTTCGAGACCCGTGCTCATGTGCGCACCGTCGGTCATACCGGGAATCGCGCGCGGGCTGACACCGTCGTCGGTGGCGGCGTGAGCGCGGAAT comes from the Natronosalvus amylolyticus genome and includes:
- a CDS encoding 2-oxoacid:ferredoxin oxidoreductase subunit beta — protein: MSSQSDVRFTDFKSDKQPTWCPGCGDFGTMNGMMKALANTGNDPDNTFLVAGIGCSGKIGTYMHAYALHGVHGRALPVATGVKMARPDIEVMAAGGDGDGYSIGAGHFVHAVRRNVDMTYVVMDNRIYGLTKGQASPTSRSDFETSTTPEGPQQPPVNPLALALASGATFIAQSFASDALRHAEIIEEAIEHDGFGFVNVFSPCVTFNDVDTYDYFRDSLVDLKEDSHDRHDLEAAKDVILDSDKEYQGVMYQNENSVPYHEQHGVTENMAEIPDGAPENAMDLVREFY